The following proteins come from a genomic window of Ostrinia nubilalis chromosome 29, ilOstNubi1.1, whole genome shotgun sequence:
- the LOC135085801 gene encoding trypsin, alkaline C-like, with protein MRTFIILLLGLAAVSAYPKKIQRIVGGSVTSINQYPEMASLLFSQGTGSLYRQACGGTILSFRSILTAALCTIGHAPIRWRARVGSTFANSGGFVLDTQTITNHPNYNGWILDNNLSIIRTFRDIPIGNNSTVQFASIAGANYQLADNQVVWATGWGATSQGGSSSEELRHVQIWTINQAICRQRYATTGDTITDNMLCAGWLDVGGRGPCQGDTGGPLFHNGVVVGVGSWGRGCGQPFFPGVYTRVSRYTNWLSWA; from the exons CATACCCTAAGAAAATCCAAAGAATCGTTGGAGGTTCCGTGACTAGCATTAACCAGTACCCCGAGATGGCATCGCTGCTATTCTCTCAGGGAACAGGCAGCCTCTACAGACAGGCGTGCGGAGGCACCATCCTCAGTTTCCGATCCATCCTCACAGCCGCCCTCTGTACCAT TGGACATGCCCCAATAAGATGGCGCGCCCGAGTTGGATCCACCTTTGCGAACAGCGGCGGCTTTGTGCTCGACACCCAAACAATCACCAACCACCCGAACTACAACGGCTGGATACTAGACAACAACCTGTCCATCATCCGAACCTTTCGTGACATCCCCATTGGGAATAATAGCACCGTGCAATTTGCCAGCATCGCTGGTGCCAACTACCAACTTGCTGACAACCAAGTCGTCTGGGCTACGGGATGGGGTGCCACTTCT CAAGGAGGATCGTCGTCTGAAGAACTGCGCCACGTGCAAATCTGGACTATCAACCAGGCCATTTGCCGACAGCGCTACGCTACCACGGGTGACACCATCACTGACAACATGCTGTGCGCTGGTTGGCTCGACGTGGGCGGTCGCGGCCCGTGCCAGGGCGACACTGGTGGACCGCTGTTCCACAACGGGGTCGTCGTCGGCGTCGGATCCTGGGGCCGTGGTTGCGGTCAACCCTTCTTCCCTGGTGTCTACACCCGCGTGTCTCGGTACACCAACTGGCTTTCATGGGCTTAA